TTTTCACCATAGCCTGGATTTATGCGTTTTGAAGCTTCCCCGTTTTAACTAGGCGATCGATGGCAGCTTTTACGTCTTGTTGGGGATAATTTAGCTGGTATGCAATCATCGTGGTACTCCAAACTGGACGGCGCTGGACTGCATCCAACACTCTTTGCTCTAAGTTATTCATTGGAATTGCTCCTTTGCAAAACTTTGGGCTGTCATTCTCTTGATATTAACTTTCGTGGTGAAGTTATAACTCCGTCAATCAGCGCAGATTTCGCTGCTACGAGAACGTCATGCCTACGATTAATCACCCTTAAGTTAGGAATTGAACCAATATTAAAGATTATAGGTGGAGTTGAGTCACTGCGATTTTGCCAGAGAAACAAACATCCACATCACTTCCAAGGGTGCGATCGCGTTTCGAGTATTCTCCTTTATAAATCAGGGAATCTCCCTCAACAGCATAATCAATGGGTAAGGGTTGCTTGCAGGAATCACAAAATACCATTTCTGGATCAGGATCACTGGGTTCTAAATGAGGGAGATTGACATTCCAAAATCTACCCAGTTCCAGGGGGCGCTGACGCAGCTCTGCCAAGACCTGGGCAGTCCAACGAGCGGCTTTATCCCAATCCACAGGGCGTCTACCTTTGCGGTAATGAGATATGGCAACCCCTGGAATCCCATGTAGCGCTGCTTCTCTTACTGCTGCAACGGTTCCAGAAATGTATACATCTGCGCCCAAGTTTCCCCCAGCATTAATGCCAGAGAGAACAAACTGGACTTTGGGAAAGAGATGACTGATGGCGACACGGATACAATCGGCAGGAGTGCCTGCGATCGCATACTCGGCGGGCGATCGCTGCTCGATCTGAATCGGAGTGGTAGTCGTGACCCGATGCCCGCAGCCAGACCACTCCAGTTTGGGGGCGACCAACACCCCTGCTCCATTTACGGCCTTTTGCAAAGCTCGGATTCCAGGGGCATCGATACCGTCATCATTGGTGAGAATTAGAGTCATACTGCGTTAGTGGCTGAATCAGTGCAAGCACAAGGGGAATTGGCCTTATTCTAAAGGGGCGATCGCGCAGTTGATTGGGCGACTGCTCAATTAGAATGAGGTCAAGGGTCTGCCCCATCTTCTTAACTTGAGGCATGATGGATTTTAGTCAATCGCTAGCTGACAAACGAGACACCATTGTCCAGAACTGGATCGATGCAGTTCGCCAGGATCTACAAATTCCCGTGGCTGATGAATTGACGCGCTCAGCGATCCGGGATCATCTGCCTGAGGTTCTCGTTGCAATGGTTAGTGTGCTCTCCCATTCTCAAGACAGTGATATTCAATCTATTGTCTACAGAAGTTTGGAGCATGGAAGTTTGCGGGCAGCTCAGGGCTTTGCGCCCAACGAGATTGCCAGAGAATATCACCTCTTACGGCGGGTCATTTTTTCGACTCTAGAGATTGATTTCCTAGAGGGAACCGTGCCCGAAGTGATGCGAGCCTACAACTTGATTGACACGACCATTGATGAAGCGATTACCCAATGCTTCAACAGCTATGTGGAGGAACGCTTGTGTGAGTTGCAGCAACTCCAAAGCCAAGCAGAACTGACTAATCAGGAATTAACTCGCTTAGTGAAGGCGAATCAAGATAATTTGTCGCAGCTAGCTCACGAGCTGAAAAATCCCCTCAATTCCATCATTGGATATTCAGAACTGGTTTTGCGGGCTTCTCGAAAAGCTGCTGAGCCACGAGATGCCACTCCTCACCTAGAGCACATTGAACAAGTGCTACGCAATGGTAGGCGACTGCTACGTTTGATCAATGATGCCCTAGAAATTTCCCGCTATGAGGCAGGGAAGATGGAACTGCATCTAGAAGCAACCGAGGTGCGTTATATCGTCAAGGATGTGGTGGAGATGCTCACTCCTTTAGCGGATACCAAATCCTTAGAGATCGTGATTGATTGCGATCGCGCCCCCGAAACAGTATTCACAGATTCGCTGCGCCTACAGCAAATTCTCACCAACCTGCTGAGTAATGCGATTCGCTACACCGAGTCGGGTACTATTTGGCTCACCTGTCAGATCTTAGGCGATCGCCAATGGTCGCTTATTGTCAAGGACACAGGGATTGGGATTTCTTCAGAAGAACAGTCGCTAGTTTTTGATCCCTTTTATCGAGCTGAGAACAATGACATGCATGTCCCGGATAGTACGGGATTAGGCTTGGCGATCGTCTCACAGCTCGTTAATCTGATGCAAGGTAAAATTTCGCTGACATCAGAGGTTGGAGTTGGATCTACCTTCACTGTGATTTTGCCCCTAGAGACTAGCATTAAACCCCATACAACCTAAGGTTTTTACTGGAGAGTTGGGCTTTTCCAAAAGCGCAAAAAATTAACTCCCCGTGAAACCTGACCGCAAAACCTATTAACCTATTACGCAGGACTGAGGGTGTCTTTCAAACGCAAAAATGCGTTAATTCTCGCCATCAACTCGTCATATTCGATCGGTTTGCGGATGAAATCATTTGCTCCTAAGTCTAATCCCTCTGGAGCGCTAGCATCTTCAGACGCTGTAATTAGAATTACAGGGATAAACGGTAGTCTCTGATCTTGCCGAATCCGCCGAGTCAATTCGTAGCCATCCATACCGGGCATCATGGCGTCAATCAGCGCTAGATCTGGGGTAGAAGATTCAAGGATCTCTAATGCGGCTTTACCACTCTTGGCGCTATCAACTTCAAACCCCTCTTCGAGCAAGATTGCTTCTAAAAGGGACAAATTATCAGCGATGTCATCGACAATCAAGATGCGTTTAGTTTGGCGATGAGCTTGAGTAGGAGACATAAAATTAATTTTTAGGTGGAGGTGTTATGGCCTTTCATCGTAGTGATGGAGTCATTGATTTACCTCCGTCTTAGGGTGATCTCAGTCGTGAGCTACTTCAAACTCAGATCGCTCAAAACTATTCCAAAACTATTTCAAGACCGTTTCAAGGCCGTTTCAAGCCGAGACTAGCTTGTCCTCGTAGTATGCTCCTTGGGCGACTGGATCAAATTCGGGTGGGAAGTGGGTGGCTGCATCATAGATAGCTTGCTGAAAATTTGCCTCCGCTAACTCAGCACCCGATAAATTAGCTCCCTTTAAGTTGGCTGCTCTCAACCTGGCTTGAACTAAACTGGCAACCCGTAATTGCGCTTCGTGGAGATTGGCAGTCGTCAGGTTGCTTCCTTTCAAGTTGGCACCGTTGAGTTTGGCCTCACTCAAATTAACGCCAGTGAGATCTATGCCGCTCAAATCAACTCCATTTAAGTAAGCTTGGCTCAGCTTAGTCCCATTTAAACTAGCCCCTTTTAAGTTAGCTCCACTCAATCTAGCCGCGCTCAAGTTGGCCCAATTAAGGTTAGCGTTGCTCAAGTTGGCCGATCGCAAGTTAATGCCTCGGAGATCGGCACTACATAAGTTCACGCCTTGCAGATTAGCAGCGCTTAAGTTCACGCCAGATAAATTGGCACCGCTCAGCTTTGCTCCACTTAAATTGGCTTTCGCTAGGAATGCTCCTTTGAGATTGGCTTTGGTTAAATCGGCCTCAGCCAAGTTAGCGGATGCCAGTTTGGCAAAACTTAGGTTGGCTCCATACAAAAAAGCTCGGCCTAGGTTGGCATCTGTAAGTAAGGCTCGGCTCAGATTAACCGTCGTGAGATATGCCGAGAATAGATTGACGGCAACTAAGTTGGCAGCAGCAAGGTTGATTCCGGCGAGGCTAGCGCCTGCTAAGTTAAGCCGACTAATATTCACTGAATGAAAGTCACGTTGGCCTTCTAAGTACCGCTGTAGCAGCTCGTAGTTGTACATCTGCCGTATCTCCGAAGGTTGTCTGAACTCCATTCAGCTCTAGAGTTCCCTTGCATCAGTACGCTGTGTATAGATTGTACAGAAATTTACACTGCTATCTTTAACTACTGATCTCAGATTAGCGATCGCCATGCCTGAAGCGTTCTTACCTAGACCCTTTGCCGCAAGCTAGCTTTTACGCAACTCAAGGGATGCAACTCATAGGGATGCAGCTCAAGGATAAACAGGCATCGTTACGCCAGAAGTCATGCCAAAGCTTAGAAATGAGGGGGTTGCAGTATTTGCGGTCTCAGCGTTTCTTATGCCTAAACTTAGCAAGCCAGTGATGATCGTTGCTAGCAAGAGCTTTTCTGCCATGATTATTGGCCCTCTCAGCTGAATTCCATAGTCCAAAGATACTTCTTAGTACGGGTATTGTATTTCGCCCATCTGCTGGAACCAGTCGGGTGAATGTGATCACCAATTGCGATCGCGATTAAATAAATATTAAAAAATGTTAAACAAATATCAAAAAGTGCCGTATAGAGCGGAGAAACTACTATATTTCTGCCTCCAAGGACGGATCTTTTAAGTCAAATTTGTGCTGGTTTATGAGAAAAATTGCCCCAGGAATAGGGCAACTTTAGTTCAAAATATTTCAAGCGATCGCTTTCTAAGACGAGAAACCAATTAATCATGGCAGTCAACAGTCACTCGTTGCTAATTCAACATAAAAGCCCCAGCGATCACTGGAGCTTTTATTATCAAAATTTAAGTGAATTCATGTCTTAAGCCTAGCGATTTTTGTGGCTATTACGACCACCTTCGCGACCAATCTCTGCCATGTGATCGCGGTCTTGGCTTACAACTTCGCCACCTTTACGGCCTGCTTCTCTGGCTTCTTCAGGAGTAAATTCATGAGCAGTTCCTTTTTCATGGGCCGCTTTTCCACCCATGCTGGCAATCTCGCGCTGCTTCTTTTCGTCCATGGAGGCAAAACCCTGCTTGCCTTTTTCTTCCTTCTTGTTTGCCATAGAAAGCTCCTTGTTCTGACAGGTATTAAACTTTATTGAAATGCAAATTATTACAAGTTCTTCACTTGTTGTTTATAGCCTAGAAAAATGAATCTATTGCTTCCTCTGACTTAGGATTGATAATTAAGGCTGAAAAGAGGAAATTTATCATTCTAATGGTGTAGGCAAGTAATGTGGAAATCCAAACTTGGAAATTAATTATATTTATCCCAACTATGTTATTAGAAGGTAAGCTCGAAACGCCGCTGTAGTGTATAGATCAGAACGACTGAAGCAATTTTTTGGGTAAAGAGTTGTAGAGACTTTGCTTAAAAAGTGCCTATACTCTCAACTCCATTCGTCGGTGGGCTTTCTGACTGCGCTCTCGGTTGGTTCTGTTTTCATTCTTTAATCTCTGTAATAATTGTTCATGATTTAGCTAAGCGGTGTATGGTGAAAACATTGGTTTAGAGATACGTGCGTATGAGACAGTTCCTCATTCACATTCGCCGTTGGAGTGCCTTGCTTCAACGATTGGTTCTATCCCTAGTGCTAATGACGTTGGCTGTGCAATTAGTGGCCCTACCCGCTAGCGCCACTGGAATTTATGAAATGCCCAGTTCACCTCCGGACGCACTACTGCTAGATCAAGCTGATGTAGTCAGTCGCCTGAATGAAGGCAAAATTACAAAAGAGCTAGAAGATTTATCAAAGCAAACGGGGAACGAGGTTCGACTAGTAATTATCCGTCGCCTCGACTACGACGAGAACCCAGTAGGATTTACGAACAAGTTGTTTGAAAAATGGTTTCCAACCCCTGAGGCTCAAGCCAATCAAACATTGCTGGTGTTAGATAAGGTGACGAATCAGTCGGCGATCCGTACGGGCGACCAAGTAAAAATGGTGATGTCAGATGCGATCGCTGAAAGTGTAGCTCAAGAAACTCTCTTGGTGCCTCTAGTGCAGGGTGATAATTATAACCAGGCATTTTTGGATACTAGCGATCGCTTAATAGCGGTATTATCAGGACGGCCTGATCCGGGACCTCCCCAGGTGGTAGATAATGTGCGGACGGAAGGTACATTTGCCACGGCGGAGAAGACGGAACAAGAGCGTGGTAGTGCGATTGTTTGGGTGATCGGCTTGTTGGTTGCCGCAACTGTGATTCCGATGGCGACTTACTATTTCTACCTATATTTGCAGTCTCAGGCTTAAAGTCTCAGGCTTAGAACTAAACCCAGGGGGCATCTGCCCCCAAAACCGATTAAATGGTGAAAGGTTCGATCGCGTAGTTTTTCCATTGCCGTTGCGCCCACTCCGACACAAAGGGCCGAATCACAAATTTAAGCGGCTTACCTTCTTTGATATCGATCCGCAAAAACGAGTAAGGGCGACGCTTTTGAGTGCCTGCTCCGGTACGTCCTACATAGAGGAGCGATCGCGCAACTAGGTGCTCATCATTGTTAACCACAGTGCCAATCGGTTCTCGCAATTCTGGCCCTTCAATTCTTTGGCGACGCAAACTAAAGCCGCTACCACCACAGACAATCCAGTTGAGATGCGAATCGGCATGACCTGTATTGAGGGTGCGGAGATATTCTAGACAGTGAGCATGGCCGTTGAGAACTAAATCTACCAAAGGGCGATCGCGGAGAGTTTCTGTTAAGGCATCGCCTGCACCAATCTCATCTGCCACTGCATCTAAGACTTGGCGTAGGCGATGACGAATGGCTAATGTCTGCCCTTGGTACCATTTAGTCGCTTCTGTCACATAGGGGGGATGATGAAAGTAGATGACACGCCCTCGCACTGATTCTGTGTGCCAAGACTCAACCAATCGCTGCTTCAACCAATTTAGTTGCTCATAGTCCACGACTGTCGTGCTATCTGCCGCTAGTTGTTTTTCAATATCCAACTTGGCTTCTTCCAATTGCTCTAGCTTGGTACGCAGATCATCTAGCCGCTCAGCTTGTTCTGGTTGATCGGGCTTTAGGGTCGTAGAAGTTGCCAATATTTGCTGTTTTTGCTGCTCTAATTCATTTAGTTGTTTTTCTAGCGTTTGGCGATAAGCTTCTCCTTCCCCTGTTTTAGGTAACGGTAGCGGCACATTAAATGTATTTGAATCGAGCGCAAAGAAATCAACACCGCCATAACGGAAGGTGTAATAGCGATTGGGTAGCCGTGTGAATTCTTTAGGCTCATAACGCAGACATAAGCCTGTGTTTGTTTTCTCGGTGTAGTGATGATCCAAATGTTGGGCGATCGCCTGAGGTGTACCCAGCCGATTTAAGCAGTCTAAAAAGGCTTGAGCATACACCTTGCCTTGCCCAGAACCCCGCCAACCCATATCAAAGTCTAAGTGCGATTGCAGTAAGCGCCGAATGGGTAGGGTTGCTTGCGCCAGCAGGCCCAAGCCTAACGGGAGATCATAATAATCGTGATTGCCAGGAGTCGGGAGAAAAGGGAGATTGAACACCATGCGATCGTAGGGAATCTTTTCCGGTCGTTCCCCCCCGACTATAAACTCACGATACGGCTCAATGAAATTTTTTAGATAATACTCGCTAGAGCCAACTAAATAGATCACATCACCTGTATGCAGTACAAAACGGCAATCTTGGTGCTCCAGCATCTGCTCCGCCACTCGCCGCTGAGGGTTATGCCCGCGATGCTGCCCAGAGCCACTATCCCCCACCACCATAAAGGAAAACTCTGTATCCTCCGATCCGCTATCTGCGATCGCTAGCCGAGTTTGATCAATGCCTCGCTCTAGCACCAGTGGGTCTTGCCACCGGACTCGCTGTTGCATTTGGCGAATCTTGACGGCGATCGGGGGATCAGAAACAAATTTCATAGAGCATCGGTTCCGGCAGAAGGGATTTGATAGACGTGAGCTTCAAGCTGTAACACCAGATTACCTGGTTGCACCTCCAAGTGCTGAATTTGGCACACGATGCCCTGCCACTCAAAATAAGGCACCTCTAGCAGTTCCTTGAGCTTTTGAAAGAAGGCGAAGGTGAGGGCGAAGGGTAGACCTTGACCGGGATGACAGCGAAATTCTTCTAGTAAAACAGGGCGATCGCTAGTTTTAGGCAAGATCACAGCCGAAAATTGGCTACGCTGCTCCTGATGGTGCTCTCGGCGCAACAAGTTTCCCGCAAATTGGATTTTGCCCCCGCTCAACAACCGGATCTCCATCGGCTGCTGCAATTCCACAGTGACAATTTCACCTTCAACATCTAGTTCCCAAGGAGATAGGTATTTGTGGATAGCATCTGAGTTTAGCGTTTGGTTGAGGTCTGCTTCTGTCATGACGACTCGCATCACTGTATTTACAGGATGCTCTAGCTTCACTTTTCCTAATAAAACGCTCAACGGGTTGATTTTGACTCCGTGGGTATGCACGTCTAGCTGTTGCACCCGGATATTAGGTTCGATTACCAACCCCTGACCTGCCACCGAGACTTCATTGGCTTGTCCCTGGACGATTTTTCCTAGGTCAGTATGCACATCTACCGCGATCGCTTCTGCGGCATCCAATTGGCTGGCTAAACCCGCTTCCATGAGTTGAGCCAAGATTTGTTCTTCTAGACGCGGTTCTTCTGACATTGCTTTGTGATCCTAATCTTTGTGATCCTAAATACTTTTATCAGTCATCAAATAAAAACAACGCCCCCCCTGGACGTTGCTTTAAAGTTTTTGAGTTTGAGAAACTCACCCGCAACTATGACAAATTGGTGAAGCGACAGGCTAGTAAACGCCTTCCTGACGGTTGAGTCGCTCGTCATGCT
This region of Trichocoleus desertorum NBK24 genomic DNA includes:
- the surE gene encoding 5'/3'-nucleotidase SurE, whose translation is MTLILTNDDGIDAPGIRALQKAVNGAGVLVAPKLEWSGCGHRVTTTTPIQIEQRSPAEYAIAGTPADCIRVAISHLFPKVQFVLSGINAGGNLGADVYISGTVAAVREAALHGIPGVAISHYRKGRRPVDWDKAARWTAQVLAELRQRPLELGRFWNVNLPHLEPSDPDPEMVFCDSCKQPLPIDYAVEGDSLIYKGEYSKRDRTLGSDVDVCFSGKIAVTQLHL
- a CDS encoding sensor histidine kinase, translating into MMDFSQSLADKRDTIVQNWIDAVRQDLQIPVADELTRSAIRDHLPEVLVAMVSVLSHSQDSDIQSIVYRSLEHGSLRAAQGFAPNEIAREYHLLRRVIFSTLEIDFLEGTVPEVMRAYNLIDTTIDEAITQCFNSYVEERLCELQQLQSQAELTNQELTRLVKANQDNLSQLAHELKNPLNSIIGYSELVLRASRKAAEPRDATPHLEHIEQVLRNGRRLLRLINDALEISRYEAGKMELHLEATEVRYIVKDVVEMLTPLADTKSLEIVIDCDRAPETVFTDSLRLQQILTNLLSNAIRYTESGTIWLTCQILGDRQWSLIVKDTGIGISSEEQSLVFDPFYRAENNDMHVPDSTGLGLAIVSQLVNLMQGKISLTSEVGVGSTFTVILPLETSIKPHTT
- a CDS encoding PleD family two-component system response regulator, yielding MSPTQAHRQTKRILIVDDIADNLSLLEAILLEEGFEVDSAKSGKAALEILESSTPDLALIDAMMPGMDGYELTRRIRQDQRLPFIPVILITASEDASAPEGLDLGANDFIRKPIEYDELMARINAFLRLKDTLSPA
- a CDS encoding pentapeptide repeat-containing protein, with amino-acid sequence MYNYELLQRYLEGQRDFHSVNISRLNLAGASLAGINLAAANLVAVNLFSAYLTTVNLSRALLTDANLGRAFLYGANLSFAKLASANLAEADLTKANLKGAFLAKANLSGAKLSGANLSGVNLSAANLQGVNLCSADLRGINLRSANLSNANLNWANLSAARLSGANLKGASLNGTKLSQAYLNGVDLSGIDLTGVNLSEAKLNGANLKGSNLTTANLHEAQLRVASLVQARLRAANLKGANLSGAELAEANFQQAIYDAATHFPPEFDPVAQGAYYEDKLVSA
- a CDS encoding KGG domain-containing protein: MANKKEEKGKQGFASMDEKKQREIASMGGKAAHEKGTAHEFTPEEAREAGRKGGEVVSQDRDHMAEIGREGGRNSHKNR
- the psb32 gene encoding photosystem II repair protein Psb32, translating into MRQFLIHIRRWSALLQRLVLSLVLMTLAVQLVALPASATGIYEMPSSPPDALLLDQADVVSRLNEGKITKELEDLSKQTGNEVRLVIIRRLDYDENPVGFTNKLFEKWFPTPEAQANQTLLVLDKVTNQSAIRTGDQVKMVMSDAIAESVAQETLLVPLVQGDNYNQAFLDTSDRLIAVLSGRPDPGPPQVVDNVRTEGTFATAEKTEQERGSAIVWVIGLLVAATVIPMATYYFYLYLQSQA
- a CDS encoding metallophosphoesterase produces the protein MKFVSDPPIAVKIRQMQQRVRWQDPLVLERGIDQTRLAIADSGSEDTEFSFMVVGDSGSGQHRGHNPQRRVAEQMLEHQDCRFVLHTGDVIYLVGSSEYYLKNFIEPYREFIVGGERPEKIPYDRMVFNLPFLPTPGNHDYYDLPLGLGLLAQATLPIRRLLQSHLDFDMGWRGSGQGKVYAQAFLDCLNRLGTPQAIAQHLDHHYTEKTNTGLCLRYEPKEFTRLPNRYYTFRYGGVDFFALDSNTFNVPLPLPKTGEGEAYRQTLEKQLNELEQQKQQILATSTTLKPDQPEQAERLDDLRTKLEQLEEAKLDIEKQLAADSTTVVDYEQLNWLKQRLVESWHTESVRGRVIYFHHPPYVTEATKWYQGQTLAIRHRLRQVLDAVADEIGAGDALTETLRDRPLVDLVLNGHAHCLEYLRTLNTGHADSHLNWIVCGGSGFSLRRQRIEGPELREPIGTVVNNDEHLVARSLLYVGRTGAGTQKRRPYSFLRIDIKEGKPLKFVIRPFVSEWAQRQWKNYAIEPFTI
- a CDS encoding DUF2993 domain-containing protein, whose amino-acid sequence is MSEEPRLEEQILAQLMEAGLASQLDAAEAIAVDVHTDLGKIVQGQANEVSVAGQGLVIEPNIRVQQLDVHTHGVKINPLSVLLGKVKLEHPVNTVMRVVMTEADLNQTLNSDAIHKYLSPWELDVEGEIVTVELQQPMEIRLLSGGKIQFAGNLLRREHHQEQRSQFSAVILPKTSDRPVLLEEFRCHPGQGLPFALTFAFFQKLKELLEVPYFEWQGIVCQIQHLEVQPGNLVLQLEAHVYQIPSAGTDAL